A window of Deinococcus radiotolerans contains these coding sequences:
- a CDS encoding NADH-quinone oxidoreductase subunit A, whose translation MLLVALGIGIIAVLASALLGPKKASRTKLMAYESGNDPERGGVGTGQRFPVHFYLVAMLFIIFDIETAFFYPLAVAYQKLIPFAFFEAVTFVLLLLVGYVYILKKKVLEWA comes from the coding sequence ATGCTGCTCGTCGCGCTCGGCATCGGCATCATTGCTGTGCTTGCTAGCGCCCTCCTCGGCCCCAAGAAGGCCAGTCGAACCAAACTCATGGCCTACGAGAGCGGGAACGACCCCGAACGCGGCGGTGTCGGCACCGGCCAGCGCTTCCCCGTGCATTTCTACCTCGTGGCCATGCTGTTCATCATCTTCGACATCGAAACCGCCTTCTTCTACCCCCTGGCCGTCGCGTACCAGAAACTCATCCCCTTTGCCTTCTTCGAGGCCGTCACCTTCGTGCTCCTGCTGCTCGTCGGGTACGTGTACATCCTGAAAAAGAAGGTGCTGGAATGGGCCTAA